In Penaeus monodon isolate SGIC_2016 chromosome 7, NSTDA_Pmon_1, whole genome shotgun sequence, the following are encoded in one genomic region:
- the LOC119575548 gene encoding uncharacterized protein LOC119575548, with protein sequence MGNPIRPIISSIGTFNYNFAKFLVPILTPLTLYEYTVENTKDFVNDITALKNNEPVVMASVDIQSLFTNVPLEETTNLIVHELLNSKEYPHHLNEKQIKKALQLATVDSVFTFSDNLYTQIDGVAMGSPLGPTYANAFLCHHEKEWLNQCPEEFKPNLYRRYVDDTFLLFKNCSQVEREFIPKQTVLQNPKKISKQETFTVCTGVISCKRLLLYYTSIPWTFKF encoded by the exons ATGGGTAATCCAATTAGACCCATTATATCATCAATTggtacttttaattataattttgcaaaatttttggtACCAATATTAACCCCTCTGACATTATATGAGTATACTGTTGAGAACACTAaagattttgttaatgatataacTGCTTTGAAAAACAATGAGCCTGTTGTTATGGCCAGTGTAGATATACAATCTCTTTTCACAAATGTCCCATTAGAAGAGACCACCAACCTTATTGTGCATGAACTCTTAAATTCAAAGGAATACCCTCATCAcctgaatgaaaaacaaatcaaaaaagcaCTTCAACTGGCAACTGTCGACTCAGTATTCACTTTCAGTGACaacctatatacacaaatagatggCGTAGCCATGGGGTCCCCCTTAGGTCCCACCTATGCTAATGCCTTTCTATGCCACCATGAAAAAGAATGGTTAAATCAATGCCCTGAGGAGTTCAAACCAAATTTATACCGAAGATACGTGGATGATacgtttcttctttttaaaaattgttctcaAGTTGAACG AGAATTCATACCCAAGCAAACTGTTTTACAGAATCCTAAGAAAATTTCTAAACAAGAAACTTTCACCGTCTGCACCGGTGTTATCAGTTGCAAAAGACTCTTGTTATATTACACTTCCATACCTTGGACATTTAAGTTTTAA